From the Rhinatrema bivittatum chromosome 3, aRhiBiv1.1, whole genome shotgun sequence genome, one window contains:
- the LOC115087741 gene encoding uncharacterized protein LOC115087741 has protein sequence MRNSIPEISFSSGSPECPSQQPLTHIATGPFEDNIQILANIPELVTVISQSNMERATGQQGALGEPGSHELSVTSQIVSFGSELFGPQKVTLTDVWTVLINMEKSLSFSISQFGKFSSEIKNTLEDHGTRLNNLEVTSRSSSTSFIKDSLMSQKQLENLENEIQIRNLHFLNFPASRLSATELFKKYIGKVLSISLVKEMAISKIYYIPRFKASLVGREKEMNILQGDSPNLTSFLEASIDDFPTRATLLVSFCSEQDKNVVFQKYLKNKEVSFCGQKIQIFPDISRNTPSRRKQFLLLKPRVLSLGAVFFLKFPRVWLSIRRISLYFKFLPI, from the coding sequence ATGAGAAATTCTattcctgaaatttcattttcttcagggTCCCCAGAGTGTCCAAGCCAACAACCATTAACCCATATTGCTACGGGTCCTTTTGAGGATAATATTCAAATATTGGCAAACATTCCTGAATTGGTGACTGTTATTTCACAGTCTAATATGGAAAGGGCTACTGGGCAACAGGGAGCTTTAGGGGAGCCTGGGTCTCATGAGCTAAGTGTTACTTCTCAGATTGTAAGTTTTGGCTCTGAGCTTTTTGGCCCCCAGAAAGTAACTTTGACTGATGTCTGGACTGTGCTTATAAATATGGAAAAATCATTATCTTTTTCAATATCTCAGTTTGGTAAATTTTCTAGTGAAATTAAGAACACTTTGGAAGATCATGGAACACGTTTAAATAACTTAGAAGTTACTTCTAGGTCATCTAGTACTTCCTTCATTAAAGATAGTTTAATGTCACAAAAACAActggaaaatttggagaatgAGATTCAAATAAGGAatcttcattttctaaatttcccagcCTCAAGATTGTCTGCtactgaattgtttaaaaaatatataggtaAAGTATTATCTATTTCATTAGTGAAAGAAATGGCtatatcaaaaatatattatattcctCGGTTTAAGGCGAGCTTAGTAGGGCGGGAAAAGGAGATGAACATTTTGCAGGGGGATAGTCCTAATTTGACCTCCTTTTTGGAGGCTTCTATTGATGATTTCCCCACAAGGGCTACACTCTTGGTATCCTTTTGCAGTGAGCAGGATAAAAATGTggtgtttcaaaaatatttaaaaaataaagaggtttctttttgtggtcaaaaaatacaaatatttcctgatatttctagAAACACTCCATcgaggaggaaacaatttcttctGTTAAAACCAAGAGTTTTATCCCTGGGggcagttttctttttaaaattcccccgtGTCTGGTTATCTATCAGAAGAATAAGTTTATATTTCAAGTTCCTACCCATCTAG